In Nerophis lumbriciformis linkage group LG04, RoL_Nlum_v2.1, whole genome shotgun sequence, a single window of DNA contains:
- the LOC133596873 gene encoding hepcidin-like, giving the protein MKTLSVVLAVAIILACIYLQESSASRTQELDEVMDSDSPVVAYDENFEGSWKMPYTNRHKRGFTCRFCCGCCQRGVCGLCCRF; this is encoded by the exons ATGAAGACTCTCAGTGTTGTTCTTGCAGTGGCCATTATTCTGGCCTGTATTTATCTTCAGGAGAGCTCAGCCAGTAGA ACACAAGAGCTGGATGAGGTGATGGACAGTGACAGTCCAGTTGTTGCATACGACGAGAACTTTGAGGGATCCTGGAAG ATGCCGTATACCAACAGACACAAGCGAGGCTTCACATGTCGCTTCTGCTGTGGCTGCTGCCAACGTGGTGTTTGTGGACTGTGTTGCAGATTCTAA